The genomic segment CTTAggattgtatattaaatatataaacactaTACCACCTAATGCAATCCTAACTAAATTGTTAGCgtggattataaataaattaataattatatattatatagtataacactagttgcattttaattaagtcCGCTCTCAAGAGAATCATcacatttcctttttttttatatctacgccgcttttataataataagcttCCGTGCGATAACGCTGTCAGAGGCAGTAACagcaataattattccgagTTGTCATTTAGTAGtgcaactttaataattagtaCAGAATGAAACAGTGGGTTTTGTTCTTTGCGTGTCTCGCGATTCTGATCGCAACTGCTCTCGAAAGCgatttaagagaaaataagcTCAAAAGATCAGGGAAAGAAAGTTCTAACATTTCTCGTGTTTATTTGGAGgtagaaataatttcaagtttCGTCACATTTGTTTGGAATTTATCAACAAAGCCAATTTCGTTCTACTAACGCATACGTgtctaacaataataattcttaatattttgagactaatataatataattgagtgcaaaataacttttttaaatacaataaaaatgaacaatttaccattttctgatataataataagctaAAATTAATTCAGCTTTCGAAAATGCTTCTCgtgttacaatatttaaatacttgatttgtaaaaaaagttataattttagtaatgtatgtaattttttgatataatatgcagattacataaaagaaaaataacgtaaaataatattaacagcaAATAAATTCCAgcacttttattttaacttattcaTTATATTGATCAATTTAATTCCTAATGTGATTTGAaagtcaatttaaaaaaaaatgtatcagaaataaaattgaaaatgaataaaaaaattgatatttctttctGCGTAATATGTTGATAAGCTTGTGTTTGTTTCTTCGGGTTTTttactcttattgttagacgaCGATCGATGACAATCACAATGACAGTTTTGAAAAGCCAAACGTATCGTTATGTTGTCGCGTTGGGACTGTCTTCACAAGAGCACACGGTTGCATGGAAACCACGAGGAACGAGACGGAGATGGTGCAGCTACCGATGGTGTACGATGTCAATCTCGTGCTGGAAAACATTACTACGAGCGACGAGTACTTCAACTTTGTGATATGGAATCCGTGCGTCGGCAAATACCGATACTTTTTGGATCCGCACTCTCACGTGTACGATAAGTGGTATCTGATGTCGAATGGCTCAATATTGCAACCTGCGACGATCAATCTGAAGATGAATGTCATCGACTATCATCAGTACTGTTTAGCGCGGATAAACAGCACCAAGCATAGGGAGTATTTGGTATTCTTGTGCATGGAAAAGAACAATAAGACAGCGGTGAACTTTTCCTATGCATTGTTTGTGTCGGTGCTGTTTCTGATCGCTACCTATATCGTCTACTGGTTACTGCCCGAGCTGAAAAATTTGCATGGTCTAACGTTGCGTGGATACATCGGATGTCTGGCGATGGCGTATAGCATATTGGGAACGCTGCAGCTAAGATTACAAATTCCGCCTGGCATCTGTCAAACACTTGGTATTTATAAACTACCCAGAcagcacacaatatttatgataaatataatattttagacatattttataaaaaatctttattcgacataggtatttttaaaatagataaaatattttgtgtaatatttatggtgaataaaaaataaatatttatagttataatattatttttgtaaatatttttcaattatttgctagaatatttgtggtaaatatttatgatctatttaatctaaaaccttaaaaatatttataaaatatttaaataattattataaatattttataaatattttgtgctgatataaaattcatcattaatcttttaattatttttcaattatttttttttattatatgtttcctCTTCAGACAGAGATtgacaaaagaaagaaaatgtatatgGATATGtttcatgtataattatatttattttacatttatatttgataatatatggattttattttcctaggatttgcatattaaatatatactgtatGATCTATTACAGAATCTTAAATTGAATCGCTTATAAATTGATACCAtacagtatatgtatatacaaataattgcattaatatgcaataattgtattgttataatgtttaattttatatttatttttaaatttcccattttttaatatttaattaataaatatttaataaataaatattttttaatattctaatcatTCTCTACTTAGGATATgcttcatatgtatatatataactcatTGTCATTTAATGCgtcagaaataattacacttTGTAATCAAAGATGTGctgttacacacacacacacatttcatgctagcttttaaaatatgctAATTAAGTTTGCAcgcgcttttttattgatttgattgagcttaatttaataatttatacactaCAGCAATAATTTACAACAATAGCAGaattagtataataatgagataacaatattattctaattgtaaatataaggttaactatattttattattattattttcttagtcCTAAGAGAAAAACATGCGTGCGTTTATTATCAAGAGAATTATGTATTCTCTTTTGTCACTTTTGTAAATAAGGTTTTGTGCAACAATAATGCTGTGAAAGGtggaaacaaaaaattatttcgagtTACCATTTAGTAGTAGCTTCACTAATTAGTGCAGAATGAAACGGTATCTTAGAACGATCTTGTTCCTCGCGTATTTCGTGATCTCGATCGCAGTCTCTACTCTCGAAAACGATCAAGTAGGAAAAGAGCCAAAAAGATTAtaggaaaaatattctaatatctctCACGTTTATTTGGAGGTAGAGATAACTCCAAGTTTGATC from the Anoplolepis gracilipes chromosome 11, ASM4749672v1, whole genome shotgun sequence genome contains:
- the LOC140671117 gene encoding probable G-protein coupled receptor Mth-like 10, whose protein sequence is MKQWVLFFACLAILIATALESDLRENKLKRSGKESSNISRVYLETTIDDNHNDSFEKPNVSLCCRVGTVFTRAHGCMETTRNETEMVQLPMVYDVNLVLENITTSDEYFNFVIWNPCVGKYRYFLDPHSHVYDKWYLMSNGSILQPATINLKMNVIDYHQYCLARINSTKHREYLVFLCMEKNNKTAVNFSYALFVSVLFLIATYIVYWLLPELKNLHGLTLRGYIGCLAMAYSILGTLQLRLQIPPGICQTLDDDRWRSQ